A section of the Pseudomonas sp. Q1-7 genome encodes:
- a CDS encoding hydrogen peroxide-inducible genes activator, whose protein sequence is MTLTELRYIVTLAQEQHFGRAAERCHVSQPTLSVGVKKLEDELGVLIFERSKSAVRLTPVGEGIVTQAQKVLEQAQGIREMAQAGKNQLAAPLKVGAIYTVGPYLFPHLIPQLHRVAPQMPLYIEENFTHVLRDKLRTGELDAIIIALPFAEADVLTKPLYDEPFYVLLPTGHPWTARESIDSEMLNDKSLLLLGEGHCFRDQVLEACPSLRKGGEDSAKHTTVESSSLETIRHMVASGLGVSILPFSAVDSHHYAPGVIEIRPLTPPVPFRTVAIAWRASFPRPRAIEVLADSIRLCSVAHSKTQGEPQPA, encoded by the coding sequence ATGACCCTCACCGAACTGCGCTACATCGTCACCCTCGCCCAGGAACAGCATTTCGGCCGTGCCGCCGAACGCTGCCACGTGAGCCAGCCGACCCTGTCGGTCGGGGTGAAGAAGCTGGAAGACGAACTCGGCGTCCTCATCTTCGAGCGCAGCAAGAGCGCCGTGCGCCTGACGCCGGTGGGTGAGGGCATCGTTACCCAGGCGCAAAAGGTGTTGGAACAGGCCCAGGGCATCCGTGAAATGGCCCAGGCCGGCAAGAACCAGTTGGCCGCGCCGCTCAAGGTGGGTGCGATCTACACCGTCGGCCCCTACCTGTTTCCGCACCTGATTCCACAGTTGCATCGGGTCGCCCCGCAGATGCCGCTGTACATCGAAGAGAACTTCACCCACGTCCTGCGCGACAAGCTGCGCACCGGCGAGCTGGACGCGATCATCATCGCCCTGCCCTTCGCCGAAGCCGACGTGCTGACCAAACCGCTCTACGACGAACCCTTCTACGTCCTGCTGCCCACCGGCCACCCCTGGACCGCGCGCGAATCCATCGACAGCGAGATGCTCAACGACAAGAGCCTGCTGCTGCTGGGCGAAGGTCACTGCTTCCGCGACCAGGTGCTGGAAGCCTGCCCCAGCCTGCGCAAGGGGGGCGAGGACAGCGCCAAGCACACCACGGTGGAATCCAGCTCCCTGGAAACCATCCGCCACATGGTGGCCTCCGGCCTCGGCGTGTCGATCCTGCCGTTCTCGGCGGTGGACAGCCACCACTACGCCCCCGGTGTGATCGAGATCCGTCCGCTGACGCCGCCGGTGCCATTCCGCACCGTGGCCATCGCCTGGCGGGCCAGCTTCCCGCGCCCGCGCGCCATCGAAGTACTGGCGGACTCCATCCGCCTCTGTTCCGTGGCCCACTCGAAAACCCAGGGCGAACCGCAGCCGGCATGA
- the recG gene encoding ATP-dependent DNA helicase RecG yields MTELAQVPVTALKGVGAALAEKLAKVGLENLQDILFHLPTRYQDRTRITPIGELRPGQDAVVEGMVGGADVVMGRRRSLLVRLQDGSGTLSLRFFHFSQAQKEGLKRGTQLRCYGEVRPGATGLEIYHPEYRALSGDEPPPVEQTLTPIYPTTEGLTQQRLRSLSQLALARLGPHSLPDWLPRELARDYHLGSLDEAIRYLHRPPPDADLDELAEGQHWAQQRLAFEELLTHQLSLQRLREQVRAQQAPQLPPARKLPAKYLANLGFQPTGAQQRVGAEIAYDLAQSEPMLRLVQGDVGAGKTVVAALAALQALEAGYQVALMAPTEILAEQHFLNFSKWLQPLDIEVAWLAGKLKGKARATALEQIAGGAPMVVGTHALFQDEVKFKRLALVIIDEQHRFGVQQRLALRQKGIDGRLCPHQLIMTATPIPRTLAMSAYADLDTSILDELPPGRTPVNTVLVADSRRVEVIERVRAACHEGRQAYWVCTLIEESEELTCQAAETTFEELSSALGELRVGLIHGRMKAAEKAAVMAEFKTGALQLLVATTVIEVGVDVPNASLMIIENPERLGLAQLHQLRGRVGRGSAASHCVLLYHAPLSQLGRERLAIMRETCDGFVIAEKDLELRGPGEMLGTRQTGLLQFKVADLMRDADLLPAVRDAAQALLAHWPQHVSPLLERWLRHGQQYGQV; encoded by the coding sequence ATGACCGAGCTGGCGCAAGTCCCGGTCACCGCGCTCAAGGGTGTGGGCGCCGCCTTGGCGGAAAAGCTCGCCAAGGTCGGCCTGGAGAACCTGCAGGACATCCTCTTCCACCTGCCGACCCGCTATCAGGACCGCACCCGCATCACCCCCATCGGCGAGCTGCGCCCGGGCCAGGACGCGGTGGTGGAAGGCATGGTCGGCGGTGCCGACGTGGTCATGGGTCGCCGCCGCAGCCTGCTGGTGCGCCTGCAGGACGGCAGCGGCACCCTCAGCCTGCGATTCTTTCACTTCAGCCAGGCGCAGAAGGAAGGCCTCAAGCGCGGCACCCAGTTGCGCTGTTACGGCGAGGTTCGCCCCGGCGCCACCGGCCTGGAGATCTACCACCCGGAATACCGAGCCCTCAGCGGCGATGAACCGCCGCCGGTGGAACAGACCCTGACACCCATCTACCCCACCACCGAGGGCCTGACCCAGCAGCGTTTGCGCAGCCTCAGCCAGCTCGCGCTGGCCCGCCTCGGCCCACACAGCCTGCCCGACTGGCTGCCCAGGGAACTGGCCCGCGACTATCACCTGGGCTCCCTGGACGAAGCCATCCGCTACCTGCACCGGCCCCCGCCGGATGCCGACCTGGACGAGCTGGCCGAAGGTCAGCACTGGGCGCAGCAACGCCTGGCCTTCGAGGAACTGCTGACCCACCAGCTGTCGCTGCAACGCCTGCGTGAACAAGTTCGCGCCCAACAGGCGCCGCAGCTACCACCGGCGCGCAAGCTGCCGGCCAAGTACCTGGCCAACCTTGGCTTCCAGCCCACGGGCGCCCAGCAGCGCGTCGGCGCCGAGATCGCCTACGACCTGGCGCAGTCCGAACCCATGTTGCGCCTGGTGCAGGGCGACGTCGGTGCCGGCAAGACGGTGGTCGCCGCCCTGGCTGCGCTCCAGGCCCTCGAAGCCGGCTACCAGGTGGCGCTGATGGCGCCGACGGAAATCCTCGCCGAACAGCACTTCCTCAACTTCAGCAAGTGGCTGCAGCCGCTGGACATCGAAGTGGCCTGGCTGGCCGGCAAGCTCAAGGGCAAAGCCCGCGCCACGGCGCTGGAACAGATCGCCGGCGGCGCGCCCATGGTGGTCGGCACCCACGCGCTGTTCCAGGACGAGGTGAAGTTCAAGCGCTTGGCCCTGGTGATTATCGACGAGCAGCACCGCTTCGGCGTCCAGCAGCGCCTGGCCCTGCGCCAGAAGGGCATCGACGGCCGCCTCTGCCCGCACCAGTTGATCATGACCGCCACGCCCATTCCGCGAACGCTGGCCATGAGCGCCTACGCCGATCTGGACACCTCCATCCTCGACGAGCTCCCCCCCGGCCGCACGCCGGTGAATACCGTGCTGGTGGCCGACAGCCGCCGCGTCGAGGTGATCGAGCGAGTCCGCGCGGCTTGCCACGAAGGCCGCCAGGCCTATTGGGTCTGCACCTTGATCGAAGAATCCGAGGAACTGACCTGCCAGGCCGCGGAAACCACCTTCGAAGAACTCTCCTCGGCCCTGGGCGAGCTGCGCGTGGGCTTGATCCACGGGCGCATGAAAGCCGCCGAGAAGGCGGCGGTGATGGCCGAATTCAAGACCGGCGCCTTGCAACTGCTGGTCGCCACCACCGTGATCGAAGTCGGCGTCGACGTGCCCAACGCCAGCCTGATGATCATCGAGAACCCCGAACGCCTCGGCCTGGCCCAGTTGCACCAGCTGCGCGGTCGCGTCGGCCGGGGCAGCGCCGCCAGCCATTGCGTGCTGCTCTACCATGCACCGCTCTCGCAGCTCGGTCGCGAGCGACTGGCGATCATGCGCGAAACCTGCGACGGCTTCGTCATCGCCGAGAAGGACCTGGAGCTGCGCGGTCCGGGCGAAATGCTCGGCACCCGCCAGACCGGTCTGCTGCAGTTCAAAGTGGCTGACCTGATGCGCGACGCCGACCTGCTGCCGGCCGTTCGCGATGCCGCGCAGGCCCTGCTGGCCCATTGGCCACAGCATGTCAGTCCACTATTGGAGCGCTGGTTGCGTCACGGCCAACAGTACGGTCAAGTGTGA
- a CDS encoding HDOD domain-containing protein, whose amino-acid sequence MTEVALVPDSSPQPPEVIAQLLEKLGLAFQARLEHPGLPAARRVQAVLLEDAVGALLVLFPRDQLLDLNRLAELTGRKLVAVKPERLERMLGKHQLGTLPGLPPLTSSPCLYDERLLQEPRLLVESGQPGVLLELASEDYRSLLGKASAARFGEPLSGIRPNLDRPADDRAEITQAVQAFTARRIQQRLEETIEIPPLAESAQKIIKLRVDPNATVEDITGVVETDPALAAQVVSWAASPYYAAPGKIRSVEDAIVRVLGFDLVINLALGLALGKSLSLPKDQPQQATPYWQQAIYTAAVIEGLTRAMPRAQRPETGLTYLAGLLHNFGYLVLAHVFPPHFSLICRHLEVNPHLPHSYIEQHLLGITREQIGSWLMRFWDMPEELSDALRFQHDPDYQGDNAAYPNLVCLAVSLLRNQGIGSGPEVVIPDDLFEALGLTREKADDAVNKVLQAEAALRELASQFNAPH is encoded by the coding sequence ATGACCGAAGTCGCCCTCGTCCCGGATTCCTCGCCACAACCGCCCGAAGTGATAGCGCAGCTGCTCGAGAAGCTCGGGCTGGCCTTCCAGGCACGCCTGGAGCATCCGGGCCTGCCGGCTGCCCGGCGGGTCCAGGCGGTGTTGCTGGAGGACGCCGTCGGCGCCCTGCTGGTGCTCTTTCCGCGCGATCAATTGCTGGATCTCAACCGCCTTGCCGAACTCACCGGCCGCAAGCTGGTGGCGGTCAAGCCGGAGCGCCTGGAGCGCATGCTCGGCAAGCACCAGCTGGGCACCCTGCCGGGCCTGCCGCCCCTGACCAGTTCACCCTGCCTGTATGACGAGCGCCTGCTGCAGGAACCGCGCCTGCTGGTGGAGTCGGGCCAGCCGGGGGTGCTGCTGGAACTGGCCAGCGAGGACTACCGCAGCCTGCTGGGCAAGGCCAGCGCCGCACGTTTCGGCGAACCGCTGTCGGGAATCCGCCCCAACCTCGATCGCCCGGCCGACGACCGCGCCGAGATCACCCAGGCCGTGCAGGCCTTCACCGCCCGGCGCATCCAGCAGCGCCTGGAGGAGACCATCGAAATCCCGCCGCTGGCAGAATCGGCGCAAAAGATCATCAAGCTGCGGGTCGACCCCAACGCCACCGTCGAAGACATCACCGGCGTGGTGGAAACCGATCCGGCCCTCGCAGCCCAGGTGGTCAGCTGGGCTGCGTCGCCCTACTACGCCGCCCCCGGCAAGATCCGTTCGGTGGAAGATGCCATCGTCCGCGTGCTGGGCTTCGACCTGGTGATCAACCTCGCCCTGGGCCTGGCCCTGGGCAAATCCCTCAGCCTGCCGAAGGACCAGCCGCAGCAGGCCACACCCTACTGGCAGCAGGCGATCTACACCGCCGCGGTGATCGAAGGGCTGACCCGCGCCATGCCCCGCGCCCAGCGCCCCGAAACCGGACTGACCTACCTCGCCGGCCTGCTGCACAACTTCGGTTACCTGGTCCTGGCCCATGTCTTCCCGCCGCATTTCTCGCTGATCTGCCGGCATCTGGAGGTCAACCCGCACCTGCCCCACAGCTACATCGAGCAACACCTGCTGGGCATCACCCGCGAGCAGATCGGCAGCTGGCTGATGCGCTTCTGGGACATGCCGGAAGAGCTCTCCGACGCCCTGCGCTTCCAGCACGACCCGGATTACCAGGGCGACAACGCCGCCTACCCCAACCTGGTGTGCCTGGCGGTCAGCCTGCTGCGCAACCAGGGCATTGGTTCAGGCCCCGAAGTGGTGATTCCCGACGACCTGTTCGAGGCGCTCGGTCTGACCCGCGAGAAGGCCGATGATGCGGTGAACAAGGTGTTGCAGGCCGAGGCGGCGCTACGCGAACTGGCTTCCCAGTTCAATGCGCCGCACTGA
- a CDS encoding helicase, which translates to MKFRFLLWMLGRLMAKASRDNAEFQQQLAGKDLVFQLHTLDGKIARHFIVKDQRVLSKRGPASAPSFAIGFKDGAYGFATMSAKNKQLAFMQGIQNKDIQIQGNPALVIWFQGLTKHLVPRKKAVEKKAA; encoded by the coding sequence ATGAAATTCCGCTTTCTTCTCTGGATGCTGGGCCGCCTGATGGCCAAGGCCAGCCGTGACAACGCCGAGTTCCAGCAGCAGCTGGCGGGCAAGGACCTGGTGTTCCAGCTGCATACGTTGGACGGCAAGATCGCCCGTCACTTCATCGTCAAGGACCAGCGTGTGCTGAGCAAACGCGGTCCGGCCAGCGCGCCGTCCTTTGCCATCGGCTTCAAGGACGGCGCCTACGGCTTCGCCACCATGAGCGCGAAGAACAAGCAACTGGCCTTCATGCAGGGCATCCAGAACAAGGACATCCAGATCCAGGGCAACCCGGCGCTGGTGATCTGGTTCCAGGGCCTGACCAAGCACCTGGTGCCGAGGAAGAAGGCCGTCGAGAAGAAAGCGGCCTGA
- a CDS encoding HU family DNA-binding protein: MRKPELAAAIAEKADLTKDQANRVLNAVLEEITNALNRKDSVTLVGFGTFLQRHRGARTGKNPQTGQPVKIKASNTVAFKPGKSLKEAVN; encoded by the coding sequence ATGCGTAAACCGGAACTCGCCGCCGCTATCGCGGAAAAGGCCGATCTCACCAAGGATCAGGCCAATCGCGTACTCAATGCGGTGCTCGAAGAAATCACCAACGCGCTGAACCGCAAGGACAGCGTGACGCTGGTGGGCTTCGGCACTTTCCTGCAACGTCACCGTGGTGCACGCACCGGCAAGAACCCGCAGACTGGCCAGCCGGTAAAGATCAAGGCCAGCAACACCGTTGCCTTCAAACCGGGAAAATCCCTGAAAGAAGCCGTGAACTGA
- a CDS encoding NAD(P)/FAD-dependent oxidoreductase → MSAPVVIVGTGLAGYNLAKEFRKLDSETPLLLISADDGRSYSKPMLSTGFGKNKDADGLAMAEPGAMAEQLKAEIRTHTRITGIDPAHQCLWIGEEAVPYRDLVLAWGADTIRVPVEGDAQDAIFPINDLEDYARFRSAAAGKRRVLILGAGLIGCEFANDLSLGGLQVELVAPCDQVMPGLLHAAAAGAVQAGLESLGARFHLGPVLARLDRTREGLEALLSDGTRIACDLVVSAVGLRPRTELAAAAGLAVNRGVVVDRELRSSHAHVYALGDCAEVDGLNLLYVMPLMACARALAQTLAGKPTAVTYGAMPVTVKTPVCPLVVSPPPRGMEGSWTVEGSGADIKALCRDAGGRLLGYALTGAAVHEKLALNRELPPLLA, encoded by the coding sequence ATGAGTGCACCCGTGGTGATAGTCGGCACCGGCCTGGCCGGATACAACCTGGCCAAGGAGTTTCGCAAACTGGACAGTGAAACGCCGCTGTTGCTGATCAGCGCCGACGACGGCCGCTCCTACTCCAAGCCCATGCTCTCCACCGGTTTTGGCAAGAACAAGGATGCCGATGGCCTGGCCATGGCCGAGCCCGGCGCCATGGCCGAGCAACTGAAGGCGGAAATCCGCACCCATACCCGCATCACCGGCATCGACCCGGCCCACCAGTGCCTGTGGATAGGCGAGGAAGCCGTGCCCTACCGCGACCTGGTGCTGGCCTGGGGCGCGGATACCATCCGTGTGCCGGTGGAAGGCGACGCCCAGGACGCGATCTTTCCCATCAACGACCTGGAGGACTATGCGCGCTTTCGCAGCGCTGCCGCCGGCAAGCGGCGCGTCCTGATCCTCGGCGCCGGCCTGATCGGCTGCGAATTCGCCAACGACCTCAGCCTGGGCGGCCTGCAGGTGGAGCTGGTGGCACCCTGCGACCAGGTGATGCCGGGGCTGTTGCACGCGGCGGCCGCCGGCGCGGTGCAGGCCGGGCTGGAAAGCCTCGGCGCGCGCTTCCACCTGGGACCGGTACTGGCACGCCTGGATCGCACCCGCGAGGGCCTGGAGGCGCTGCTTTCCGACGGCACCCGGATAGCCTGTGACCTGGTGGTTTCCGCCGTGGGCCTGCGCCCGCGCACCGAACTGGCCGCCGCCGCGGGCCTGGCCGTGAACCGCGGCGTGGTCGTGGACCGCGAGCTGCGCAGCTCCCACGCCCATGTGTACGCCCTTGGCGATTGCGCCGAGGTGGATGGCCTCAACCTGCTCTACGTGATGCCGCTGATGGCCTGTGCCCGCGCCCTGGCGCAGACCCTCGCGGGCAAGCCCACGGCGGTGACCTATGGGGCCATGCCGGTGACGGTGAAAACGCCGGTGTGCCCGCTGGTGGTGTCGCCGCCGCCCCGGGGCATGGAAGGCAGCTGGACGGTGGAAGGTTCCGGGGCGGACATCAAGGCGCTCTGCCGCGACGCCGGCGGACGCCTGCTCGGCTATGCGCTGACGGGGGCCGCCGTGCATGAAAAGCTGGCGCTGAATCGTGAGCTGCCGCCGCTTTTGGCATAA
- a CDS encoding rubredoxin: MRKWQCIVCGFIYDEAEGLPEEGIPPGTRWEDIPPDWVCPDCGVGKIDFEMIEIA, from the coding sequence ATGCGCAAGTGGCAATGCATCGTCTGCGGGTTCATCTACGACGAGGCCGAAGGGCTGCCCGAGGAAGGGATCCCGCCCGGGACGCGCTGGGAAGACATTCCGCCGGATTGGGTCTGTCCCGACTGCGGCGTTGGCAAGATCGATTTCGAGATGATCGAGATCGCCTGA
- a CDS encoding rubredoxin, translated as MKKWQCVVCGLVYDESQGWPDDGIAAGTRWEDVPEDWLCPDCGVGKLDFEMIEIN; from the coding sequence ATGAAGAAGTGGCAATGTGTGGTGTGTGGCCTGGTCTATGACGAGTCCCAGGGCTGGCCGGATGACGGCATCGCCGCCGGCACCCGCTGGGAAGACGTGCCGGAAGACTGGCTCTGCCCGGATTGCGGCGTGGGCAAGCTGGATTTCGAGATGATCGAGATCAACTGA
- a CDS encoding chorismate--pyruvate lyase family protein has protein sequence MPHAALAHPPRWLTAAQLHPAPATGIRDWLFDQGSLTRRLTALSDNAFSVAPLEEGWQSLRADECCALGIPAGSQGWVREVFLRGHGETWVFARSVAARQALEGSGLDLHQLGSRSLGELLFSDRAFERGAIEVTRYPAPLLPPDVRGERLWGRRSCFSRGDLKVLVAEIFLPALWRQAGIETV, from the coding sequence GTGCCACACGCCGCCCTCGCCCATCCGCCCCGCTGGCTGACCGCCGCCCAGCTCCACCCCGCGCCCGCCACCGGCATCCGCGACTGGTTGTTCGACCAGGGCTCGCTGACCCGCCGGCTCACCGCGCTTTCGGACAACGCCTTCAGCGTCGCCCCGCTGGAGGAAGGCTGGCAGAGCCTGCGCGCCGACGAGTGCTGCGCCCTGGGCATTCCCGCCGGCAGCCAGGGCTGGGTGCGCGAGGTGTTCCTGCGTGGCCATGGCGAGACCTGGGTGTTCGCCCGTAGCGTGGCGGCCCGCCAGGCCCTGGAAGGTTCGGGGCTGGACCTGCACCAGCTCGGCAGCCGCTCCCTGGGCGAGCTGCTGTTCAGCGACCGCGCCTTCGAACGCGGCGCCATCGAGGTCACCCGCTACCCCGCCCCGCTGCTGCCACCGGACGTGCGTGGCGAACGACTCTGGGGCCGCCGCTCGTGCTTCTCCCGTGGAGACCTGAAGGTGCTGGTGGCGGAGATCTTCCTGCCCGCGCTGTGGCGCCAGGCGGGTATCGAGACCGTATAA
- the ubiA gene encoding 4-hydroxybenzoate octaprenyltransferase has translation MYLTLLQSLNRLHPRAMDFIQLTRLDKPIGIYLLLWPTLWALCIAGEGSPSLANLVIFILGVNLMRAAGCVINDYADRNFDGHVSRTRARPLASGRITPREALVFFFILLAASFVLVLFTNAATIWLSFGGLLLAACYPFMKRYTYYPQVVLGAAFSWGMPMAFTAETGELPAAAWLLYIGNLLWTVAYDTYYAMTDRDDDLKIGVKSTAILFGDADRLIIAILQGLALLCLLLAGNKFELGLYFHLGLVAAAACFVWEYHSTRTRDPQACFKAFLHNHWAGLAILIGIVADYALR, from the coding sequence ATGTACCTGACCCTGCTGCAGTCACTCAACCGCCTGCATCCCCGTGCCATGGACTTCATCCAGCTGACCCGGCTGGACAAGCCCATCGGCATCTACCTGCTGCTCTGGCCCACGCTCTGGGCGCTGTGCATCGCCGGCGAAGGCAGCCCGAGCCTGGCCAATCTGGTGATCTTCATCCTCGGCGTGAACCTGATGCGCGCCGCCGGCTGCGTGATCAACGACTACGCCGACCGCAACTTCGACGGCCACGTCAGCCGCACCCGCGCCCGGCCCCTGGCCAGCGGCCGCATCACGCCGCGCGAGGCACTGGTGTTCTTCTTCATCCTGCTGGCGGCGAGCTTCGTGCTGGTGCTGTTCACCAACGCCGCCACCATCTGGCTGTCCTTCGGCGGGCTGCTGCTGGCCGCCTGCTACCCCTTCATGAAGCGCTACACCTACTACCCGCAGGTGGTGCTGGGGGCGGCCTTCTCCTGGGGCATGCCCATGGCCTTCACTGCCGAGACCGGCGAATTGCCGGCGGCAGCCTGGCTGCTGTACATCGGGAACCTGCTGTGGACGGTGGCCTACGACACCTACTACGCCATGACCGACCGCGACGACGACCTGAAGATCGGGGTGAAATCCACCGCCATTCTCTTCGGTGACGCCGACCGCCTGATCATCGCCATCCTCCAGGGCCTGGCGCTGCTCTGCCTGTTGCTGGCGGGCAACAAGTTCGAGCTGGGACTGTATTTCCACCTGGGCCTGGTGGCCGCGGCCGCCTGCTTCGTGTGGGAGTACCACAGCACCCGCACGCGGGACCCGCAGGCCTGCTTCAAGGCCTTCCTGCACAACCACTGGGCGGGCCTGGCGATCCTCATCGGCATCGTCGCCGACTACGCGCTGCGCTGA
- a CDS encoding COG4315 family predicted lipoprotein, with translation MKRIVPRFVPLLAGALLSWPLAGLAAEPAMEKDGMLVDANGMTLYTYDKDSGGKSACNGQCAQNWPPLMAEADAKAEGEWSLVTRDDGSMQWAYDGKPLYTFVMDKKAGDVTGDGKMGVWHVAKPEAY, from the coding sequence ATGAAACGTATTGTCCCCCGATTCGTTCCGCTGCTTGCCGGTGCCTTGCTCAGCTGGCCACTGGCGGGCCTGGCGGCCGAGCCGGCGATGGAGAAAGACGGCATGCTGGTGGATGCCAATGGCATGACGCTCTACACCTACGACAAGGATTCAGGCGGCAAGTCGGCCTGCAACGGCCAGTGCGCGCAAAACTGGCCGCCACTGATGGCCGAAGCCGACGCCAAGGCCGAGGGCGAATGGAGCCTGGTCACGCGCGATGACGGCTCCATGCAGTGGGCCTACGACGGCAAGCCGCTGTATACCTTCGTCATGGACAAGAAGGCCGGGGATGTCACTGGCGACGGCAAGATGGGGGTCTGGCACGTAGCCAAGCCCGAGGCCTACTGA
- the phoB gene encoding phosphate regulon transcriptional regulator PhoB — translation MVGKNILIVDDEAPIREMIAVALEMAGYDCLEAENTQQAHAIIVDRKPDLILLDWMLPGTSGIELARRLKRDDLTSDIPIIMLTAKGEEDNKIQGLEVGADDYITKPFSPRELVARLKAVLRRAGPSDSEAPIAIGGLLLDPISHRVTIDGKPAEMGPTEYRLLQFFMTHQERAYTRGQLLDQVWGGNVYVEERTVDVHIRRLRKALGEVYENLVQTVRGTGYRFSTKS, via the coding sequence ATGGTTGGCAAGAACATCCTGATCGTCGACGACGAAGCACCGATCCGCGAAATGATCGCCGTCGCCCTCGAGATGGCCGGCTACGACTGCCTGGAAGCCGAGAACACCCAGCAGGCCCACGCCATCATCGTCGATCGCAAACCCGATCTGATCCTCCTCGACTGGATGCTGCCCGGCACCTCCGGGATCGAGCTGGCCCGCCGCCTGAAGCGCGACGACCTGACCAGCGACATCCCGATCATCATGCTCACGGCCAAGGGCGAAGAGGACAACAAGATCCAGGGCCTGGAAGTCGGCGCCGACGACTACATCACCAAGCCCTTCTCCCCCCGCGAGCTGGTGGCCCGCCTGAAAGCCGTGCTGCGTCGCGCCGGCCCCAGCGACAGCGAAGCGCCGATCGCCATCGGCGGCCTGCTGCTGGACCCCATCAGCCACCGTGTGACCATCGACGGCAAGCCCGCCGAGATGGGCCCCACCGAATACCGCCTGTTGCAGTTCTTCATGACCCACCAGGAGCGCGCCTACACCCGCGGCCAGCTGCTGGACCAGGTCTGGGGCGGCAACGTCTACGTCGAGGAGCGCACCGTCGACGTGCACATCCGCCGCCTGCGCAAGGCCCTCGGCGAGGTCTACGAAAATCTGGTTCAGACTGTTCGCGGCACCGGCTATCGTTTCTCCACCAAAAGCTGA
- the phoR gene encoding phosphate regulon sensor histidine kinase PhoR → MNQDWRGVVIRRLLLLIGACLLAGLATGQYAWALVIGLGAYLGWTLAQLLRLYKWLKEHQPDEPPPDGYGLWGEVFDSIYHLQRRDQRVRGRLQAVIDRVQDSTAALKDAVVMLDSDGNLDWWNRAAETLLGLKTPQDSGQPVTNLIRHPRFKEYFERGQYHEPLDLPSPVNDRLRLQFHITQYGNSEHLMLVRDVTRLHQLEQMRKDFVANVSHELRTPLTVIAGYLETLLDNVEDVNPRWTRALQQMSQQGKRMQNLLNDLLLLAKLEATDYPSDSQPVAVDLVLLQIKADAIALSGNRHHRISLEADHNFKLKGSEAELRSAFSNLVFNAVKYTPDEGEIRIRWWGDEAGAHLSVQDSGIGIEAKHLPRLTERFYRVDSSRNSSTGGTGLGLAIVKHVLIRHRGRLDISSVLNQGSTFTCHFPTPQVVQRS, encoded by the coding sequence GTGAATCAAGACTGGCGCGGCGTAGTCATCCGCCGCCTGCTTCTGCTGATCGGTGCCTGCCTGCTGGCGGGCCTGGCCACCGGCCAATACGCCTGGGCGCTGGTCATCGGCCTCGGCGCCTACCTGGGCTGGACCCTGGCGCAGTTGCTGCGCCTGTACAAATGGCTCAAGGAGCACCAGCCCGACGAGCCGCCGCCGGACGGCTACGGCCTCTGGGGCGAGGTGTTCGACAGCATCTATCACCTGCAGCGCCGCGATCAGCGGGTGCGCGGTCGCCTGCAAGCGGTGATCGACCGCGTGCAGGACTCCACCGCCGCCCTCAAGGATGCGGTGGTGATGCTCGACAGCGACGGCAACCTGGACTGGTGGAACCGCGCCGCGGAAACCCTGCTGGGGCTGAAGACCCCGCAGGACAGCGGCCAGCCGGTGACCAACCTGATCCGCCACCCACGCTTCAAGGAATACTTCGAGCGAGGCCAGTACCACGAGCCGCTGGACCTGCCCTCGCCGGTCAACGATCGCCTGCGCCTGCAGTTCCACATCACCCAGTACGGCAACAGCGAGCACCTCATGCTGGTGCGCGACGTCACCCGCCTCCACCAGTTGGAACAGATGCGCAAGGACTTCGTCGCCAACGTCTCCCACGAGCTGCGCACCCCGCTGACGGTGATCGCCGGCTATCTGGAGACCCTGCTGGACAACGTCGAGGATGTGAACCCGCGCTGGACCCGCGCGCTGCAGCAGATGAGCCAGCAGGGCAAGCGCATGCAGAACCTGCTCAACGACCTGCTGCTGCTGGCCAAGCTGGAAGCCACCGACTACCCCTCGGACAGCCAGCCGGTGGCGGTGGACCTGGTACTGCTGCAGATCAAGGCCGACGCCATCGCCCTGTCCGGCAACCGCCACCACCGCATCAGCCTGGAAGCCGACCACAACTTCAAGCTGAAAGGCAGCGAGGCGGAGCTGCGCAGCGCCTTCTCCAACCTGGTGTTCAACGCGGTGAAATACACCCCGGACGAGGGCGAGATCCGCATCCGCTGGTGGGGCGACGAAGCCGGGGCGCACCTCAGCGTGCAGGACAGCGGCATCGGCATCGAGGCCAAGCACCTGCCGCGCCTGACCGAACGCTTCTACCGCGTGGATTCCAGCCGCAACAGCAGCACCGGAGGCACCGGCCTGGGCCTGGCCATCGTCAAGCATGTGCTGATCCGCCATCGCGGGCGCCTGGACATCAGTTCCGTGCTGAACCAGGGCAGCACCTTCACCTGCCATTTCCCCACCCCCCAGGTGGTTCAGCGCAGCTGA